From one Catellatospora sp. IY07-71 genomic stretch:
- a CDS encoding ABC transporter ATP-binding protein, with the protein MAEELVRVENVSRDFGRAGKVVHAVRDVSFTAGRGELVAVRGRSGAGKTTLLNIIGGLDRPTSGKVFIAGQEVTSAAEPQLVALRRDVIGFVFQSFGLVPILSAAENVGVPLRLAKVRPAERDQRVAVLLELVGVGAHANQRPYELSGGQQQRVAVARALANDPQLLIADEPTGQLDSETGRQIMDLLRALVHARGMTALVATHDAALMDMADRVVTLRDGALVP; encoded by the coding sequence GTGGCTGAAGAGCTGGTCAGGGTCGAGAACGTGTCCCGCGACTTCGGCCGGGCGGGCAAGGTCGTGCACGCGGTGCGGGACGTCTCGTTCACCGCCGGGCGCGGCGAGCTGGTCGCCGTACGCGGCCGCTCGGGCGCGGGCAAGACGACCCTGCTCAACATCATCGGCGGGCTGGACCGGCCGACCTCGGGCAAGGTCTTCATCGCGGGGCAGGAGGTCACCTCGGCGGCTGAGCCGCAGCTGGTGGCGCTGCGCCGGGACGTGATCGGCTTCGTGTTCCAGTCGTTCGGGCTGGTGCCGATCCTGTCGGCGGCCGAGAACGTGGGCGTGCCGCTGCGGCTGGCCAAGGTGCGCCCCGCCGAGCGGGACCAGCGGGTGGCGGTGCTGCTGGAGCTGGTCGGCGTCGGCGCGCACGCCAACCAGCGGCCGTACGAGCTGTCCGGCGGCCAGCAGCAGCGCGTGGCGGTGGCCCGCGCGCTGGCCAACGACCCGCAGCTGCTGATCGCGGACGAGCCGACGGGCCAGCTCGACTCGGAGACCGGCCGTCAGATCATGGACCTGCTGCGTGCCCTGGTGCACGCCCGCGGCATGACCGCCCTGGTCGCCACGCACGACGCGGCCCTGATGGACATGGCCGACCGCGTGGTCACCCTCCGCGACGGCGCGCTGGTGCCCTGA
- a CDS encoding carboxypeptidase-like regulatory domain-containing protein, with product MVSLGTLVGVSAPASAQAASINVDSFPSSAKKGDTITIKGSVKNDSSPGVPSITAGDNSSKVECVQCNSPADDTIEADGSKSFEFKLSVSGDPVQGDKVEVKIEAAGAQAKTVTISLQAAQQSTGTIAGTVYDSRTGQPLSGALVLLSDGNDKEFPVKTTGSNGSFRFVPSASAPIAPGLIVVTVQKDPFTMKTFSQNLGAGQSKTDIRISMVNEAAASATPSVEATPTDAASALPEDSAGTGEESPGEAVDVSGDQKEEGGLDAMTWVMIILGGLLVALGIGAIVLLVMKRGGDDDDDDEDDEDDDDEPVRGRPGVRPGQPVRAGAGAGVYGGAGGGTYGRPADPTMVARPGAGNDATVMHRPGEYGGVPQQRGAQQPYGSPAATQQYGGYGSPVAPTSGYSGGQPSYDQAGYGAPQGGYGSPAAPTSGYGNPAPTSGYGSPAPTSGYGGSPAGGYGSPVAPTSGYGGGQPGYGDQGGYGQQPGGYGQQGGYGAQQGGYGQPQGGYQGQYDEPTHYAGPTSGGSYGSNQGGYGQDQQSGYGQQQGSYGQDSYGAQQGGYGQQQDPYGTQQAGYGQQGGYGQDSYGAQQGGYGQQQDPYGTQQGGYGQQQSGYGQDPYGSQQDGYGQQNGYGDDRRGNRGDRRLDWLDD from the coding sequence ATGGTGTCGCTAGGCACACTCGTCGGCGTCTCCGCTCCGGCATCCGCGCAGGCGGCGTCGATCAACGTCGACTCGTTCCCGTCGTCCGCCAAGAAGGGCGACACGATCACGATCAAGGGATCGGTCAAGAACGACAGCAGCCCGGGTGTGCCTTCGATCACCGCCGGTGACAACAGCTCAAAGGTCGAGTGCGTCCAGTGCAACTCGCCCGCTGACGACACGATCGAGGCTGACGGCTCCAAGTCCTTCGAGTTCAAGCTCTCTGTGTCGGGCGATCCGGTGCAGGGCGACAAGGTCGAAGTCAAGATCGAGGCGGCCGGCGCCCAGGCTAAGACGGTCACCATCAGCCTGCAGGCCGCACAGCAGTCGACCGGCACCATCGCCGGCACCGTGTACGACTCGCGCACCGGCCAGCCGCTCTCGGGCGCCCTCGTGCTGCTGTCCGACGGGAACGACAAGGAGTTCCCGGTCAAGACGACCGGCTCCAACGGCTCCTTCCGGTTCGTGCCGTCCGCCTCCGCGCCGATCGCGCCCGGTCTCATCGTGGTCACGGTCCAGAAGGACCCGTTCACGATGAAGACCTTCAGCCAGAACCTCGGCGCGGGCCAGTCGAAGACCGACATCCGGATCTCGATGGTCAACGAGGCCGCGGCCAGCGCCACGCCGTCGGTCGAGGCGACGCCGACCGACGCCGCCAGCGCGCTGCCCGAGGATTCGGCCGGCACCGGCGAGGAGAGCCCCGGTGAGGCCGTCGACGTCTCCGGCGACCAGAAGGAAGAGGGCGGCCTGGACGCCATGACCTGGGTCATGATCATCCTGGGCGGTCTGCTGGTGGCGCTGGGTATCGGCGCGATCGTGCTGCTGGTGATGAAGCGCGGCGGCGACGACGATGACGACGACGAGGACGACGAGGACGACGACGACGAGCCGGTGCGCGGCCGTCCGGGCGTGCGTCCCGGCCAGCCCGTGCGGGCCGGAGCGGGTGCGGGCGTCTACGGCGGCGCCGGTGGTGGCACGTACGGCCGTCCCGCCGACCCGACAATGGTGGCCCGCCCCGGAGCGGGCAACGACGCGACCGTGATGCACCGCCCCGGCGAGTACGGTGGCGTGCCGCAGCAGCGCGGCGCTCAGCAGCCCTACGGCTCCCCGGCCGCCACCCAGCAGTACGGCGGCTACGGCTCGCCGGTGGCCCCGACCAGCGGTTACAGCGGCGGCCAGCCCAGCTACGACCAGGCCGGCTACGGCGCTCCGCAGGGCGGCTACGGCTCGCCCGCAGCCCCGACCAGTGGCTACGGCAACCCGGCGCCGACCAGCGGCTACGGCAGCCCGGCCCCGACCAGCGGCTATGGCGGCAGCCCCGCCGGCGGCTACGGCTCGCCGGTGGCCCCGACCAGCGGCTACGGCGGCGGCCAGCCCGGCTACGGCGACCAGGGCGGCTACGGCCAGCAGCCCGGCGGGTACGGCCAGCAGGGCGGCTACGGTGCCCAGCAAGGCGGCTACGGCCAGCCGCAGGGCGGTTACCAGGGCCAGTACGACGAGCCCACGCACTACGCGGGTCCGACCTCGGGTGGCAGCTACGGCTCGAACCAGGGCGGCTACGGCCAGGACCAGCAGAGCGGGTACGGCCAGCAGCAGGGCAGCTACGGGCAGGACTCGTACGGCGCCCAGCAGGGCGGCTACGGCCAGCAGCAGGACCCGTACGGCACCCAGCAGGCCGGCTACGGCCAGCAGGGCGGCTACGGCCAGGACTCATACGGCGCCCAGCAGGGCGGCTACGGCCAGCAGCAGGACCCGTACGGCACCCAGCAGGGCGGCTACGGCCAGCAGCAGAGCGGCTACGGCCAGGACCCGTACGGCAGCCAGCAGGACGGCTACGGCCAGCAGAACGGCTACGGCGACGACCGGCGCGGCAACCGCGGCGACCGCCGCCTCGACTGGCTGGACGACTGA
- a CDS encoding DUF3073 domain-containing protein yields MGRGRAKAKQTKVARELKYHSPNTDLAALQRELGGNELSSGSGSTVAEDHDDDERDPYDPYANYAVDDDDDDDDGKDWTPRR; encoded by the coding sequence ATGGGGCGCGGCCGAGCTAAGGCCAAGCAGACTAAGGTGGCCCGGGAGTTGAAGTATCACTCCCCGAACACCGACCTCGCCGCCTTGCAGCGCGAGCTCGGAGGTAACGAGCTCAGCAGCGGCAGCGGCAGTACTGTTGCCGAGGATCACGACGACGACGAGCGCGATCCGTACGACCCGTACGCGAATTACGCCGTCGACGACGATGACGATGACGACGACGGTAAGGACTGGACTCCCCGCCGCTGA
- the purF gene encoding amidophosphoribosyltransferase → MPRGDGRLSHELDPHRPGPQDACGVFGVWAPGEEVAKLTYFGLYALQHRGQEAAGIAVSDGSGVVVYKDIGLVAQVFDEPTLASLRGHLAIGHARYSTTGDSTWENSQPTLQSTSAGTTIALAHNGNLVNTADLARRADELGMDRQGSTNDTGLVTMLLAGRPDLSVEAAAMEVLPTVEGAFSFVFMDENTLYAARDPHGVRPLMLGRLERGWVVASEQAALDIVGASVVREVEPGELIAIDEYGLRSQRFAAPDPKGCLFEYVYLARPDATISGRNVYSTRVEIGRRLAKEHPVEADLVIPSPESGTPAAIGYAEASGIPYGMGLVKNAYVGRTFIQPSQTIRQLGIRLKLNPLRDNVRGKRLVVVDDSIVRGNTQRAIVRMLREAGALEVHVRISSPPVKWPCFYGIDFATGAELLANGTDLEGIRRSIGADSLGYVSLEGLIAASEQPKNRLCRACFDGEYPIKLPAANLIGKHVLEGVGRRVGPEERTSDQPSAPTTELSRPGISG, encoded by the coding sequence GTGCCCCGAGGCGACGGCCGGTTGAGCCACGAACTCGACCCCCACCGGCCAGGCCCGCAAGACGCATGCGGCGTCTTCGGTGTCTGGGCCCCCGGTGAAGAGGTCGCGAAGCTCACCTACTTCGGCCTGTACGCACTGCAGCACCGCGGCCAGGAGGCGGCGGGCATCGCGGTCAGCGACGGTTCCGGAGTCGTGGTCTACAAGGACATCGGCCTGGTCGCCCAGGTCTTCGACGAGCCGACGCTGGCCAGCCTGCGCGGCCACCTGGCGATCGGGCACGCGCGGTACTCGACCACCGGCGACTCGACCTGGGAGAACTCCCAGCCGACGCTCCAGTCGACCAGCGCCGGCACCACCATCGCGCTGGCCCACAACGGCAACCTGGTGAACACCGCCGACCTGGCCCGCCGCGCCGACGAGCTGGGCATGGACCGGCAGGGCTCGACCAACGACACCGGCCTGGTCACCATGCTGCTGGCGGGCCGGCCCGACCTGTCCGTCGAGGCCGCCGCGATGGAGGTGCTGCCGACCGTCGAGGGCGCGTTCAGCTTCGTCTTCATGGACGAGAACACCCTCTACGCGGCACGCGACCCGCACGGCGTGCGCCCGCTCATGCTCGGCCGCCTGGAGCGCGGCTGGGTCGTCGCGAGCGAGCAGGCCGCGCTGGACATCGTCGGCGCGTCCGTGGTCCGCGAGGTCGAGCCCGGCGAGCTGATCGCCATCGACGAGTACGGGCTGCGCTCGCAGCGCTTCGCCGCGCCGGACCCCAAGGGCTGCCTGTTCGAGTACGTCTACCTGGCCCGGCCGGACGCGACGATCTCCGGCCGCAACGTCTACTCGACCCGGGTGGAGATCGGCCGCCGCCTCGCCAAGGAGCACCCGGTCGAGGCCGACCTGGTCATCCCGAGCCCCGAGTCGGGCACGCCGGCCGCGATCGGCTACGCCGAGGCCTCCGGCATCCCGTACGGGATGGGCCTGGTGAAGAACGCCTACGTCGGGCGCACCTTCATCCAGCCCTCGCAGACCATCCGTCAGCTGGGCATCCGGCTCAAGCTGAACCCGCTGCGCGACAACGTGCGGGGCAAGCGCCTCGTCGTGGTCGACGATTCCATCGTGCGCGGCAACACGCAGCGCGCCATCGTGCGCATGCTGCGCGAGGCGGGCGCGCTGGAGGTACACGTACGCATCTCCTCTCCGCCGGTGAAGTGGCCGTGTTTCTACGGCATCGACTTCGCCACCGGCGCCGAACTGCTGGCGAACGGCACCGACCTGGAGGGCATCCGCCGCTCCATCGGTGCCGACTCGCTCGGCTACGTGTCGCTCGAGGGGCTCATCGCCGCCTCCGAGCAGCCGAAGAACCGCCTGTGCCGGGCCTGCTTCGACGGGGAGTACCCGATCAAGCTGCCGGCCGCCAACCTCATCGGCAAGCACGTGCTCGAAGGGGTCGGCCGCCGGGTCGGTCCCGAGGAGCGCACCAGCGACCAGCCCTCAGCGCCGACGACGGAGCTGAGCAGGCCCGGAATTTCTGGCTAG
- a CDS encoding sterol carrier family protein produces the protein MSPSPDISPAVAEALDSLATGRVPERLTLRDAVRALLAHLATTAPGRSVEVRVPPYGAIQCVEGPRHTRGTPPNLVETDPVTFLQLAAGRVDWAAAVADGRIRASGIRSDIGALFPIV, from the coding sequence ATGTCCCCCTCGCCTGATATATCCCCGGCGGTGGCCGAAGCCCTCGACTCCCTGGCCACGGGTCGGGTCCCGGAACGTTTGACGCTTCGCGATGCGGTTAGGGCACTCTTGGCACATCTTGCGACGACGGCTCCTGGCCGTTCGGTGGAGGTGCGGGTTCCCCCATACGGTGCGATTCAGTGCGTCGAAGGGCCAAGGCACACCCGTGGTACGCCCCCGAACCTGGTCGAGACCGATCCGGTCACATTTCTTCAGCTCGCCGCCGGACGCGTGGATTGGGCGGCGGCGGTGGCGGATGGGCGGATTCGGGCCAGCGGCATTCGGTCCGATATCGGGGCTCTTTTCCCGATCGTCTAG
- a CDS encoding ABC transporter ATP-binding protein → MSTTDETIAPPDLATLQARAAQRAADRAGGADRLRGHLVCDGLVRIYKTEGVEVVALQGLDLVVDRGELLAIVGASGSGKSTLLNILSGLDVPTAGIARVGEYDLLTMSAKKRLSYRRHMVGFVWQQTGRNLLPYLTALENVVTPMRLAGTRSGRKARERALELLEMVGVGYCADRRPDQMSGGEQQRVAVALAVANDPEVLFADEPTGELDESTAAEVFGALQTINAELGVTVVVVTHDPNVATQVRRTVAIRDGRLASEVRRTARATADGGTELVSEEYAVLDRAGRMQLPGAFVEELELKDRVKLTLESDRVEVRRG, encoded by the coding sequence ATGTCGACCACTGACGAGACCATCGCGCCGCCGGACCTCGCCACGCTGCAGGCACGTGCCGCGCAGCGGGCCGCGGACCGGGCCGGCGGCGCCGACCGGCTGCGCGGGCACCTGGTGTGCGACGGGCTGGTGCGGATCTACAAGACCGAGGGCGTCGAGGTCGTCGCGCTGCAGGGACTCGACCTGGTGGTGGACCGGGGCGAGCTGCTGGCCATCGTCGGCGCCTCCGGCTCCGGCAAGTCGACCCTGCTGAACATCCTGTCCGGCCTCGACGTGCCGACCGCGGGCATCGCCCGGGTGGGCGAGTACGACCTGCTCACCATGTCGGCGAAGAAGCGGCTGTCGTACCGGCGGCACATGGTCGGCTTCGTGTGGCAGCAGACCGGCCGCAACCTGCTGCCGTACCTGACCGCGCTGGAGAACGTGGTGACCCCGATGCGGCTGGCTGGCACGCGGTCCGGCCGCAAGGCCCGCGAGCGCGCGCTGGAGTTGCTGGAGATGGTCGGCGTCGGCTACTGCGCGGACCGCCGCCCGGACCAGATGTCCGGCGGCGAGCAGCAGCGCGTGGCGGTGGCGCTGGCCGTGGCCAACGACCCCGAGGTGCTGTTCGCCGACGAGCCGACCGGCGAGCTGGACGAGTCGACCGCGGCCGAGGTGTTCGGCGCGCTGCAGACGATTAACGCCGAGCTGGGCGTGACCGTGGTCGTGGTGACGCACGACCCGAACGTGGCCACGCAGGTGCGGCGTACCGTGGCGATCCGCGACGGCCGGCTGGCCTCGGAGGTGCGCCGGACCGCGCGGGCCACCGCCGACGGCGGCACCGAGCTGGTCAGCGAGGAGTACGCGGTGCTGGACCGGGCCGGGCGCATGCAGCTGCCCGGCGCGTTCGTGGAGGAACTGGAGCTCAAGGACCGGGTGAAGCTCACCCTGGAGTCCGACCGTGTGGAGGTGCGCCGTGGCTGA
- the amcB gene encoding cyclophane-forming radical SAM peptide maturase AmcB — MRGLSPMPGYVVMQPTTLCNLDCVYCYLPLRAADRRMPVAVAEAVATDANAWAAGGRFSVVWHGGEPLAAGREHLTALMAPFAAGVEQHVQTNATLVDDAWCELFAARGVRVSVSVDGPEDLNGQRVSRAGRPAYDRIERGIAALRRHGLPFAALCVVGEPRPGLAARLYGYFLELGCDILGVNIEEREGVNERPNGHDAIAVRAFWAELAAAWRADPRIHVRELEWSLRYLGAVLDGTADGLLPRTLDPIPTIGYDGSVVLLSPELAGFHDPVYGDFTSGNVLTSPLSALLGTARTGWVPEFLDGIAACRTSCPYFGFCGGGHAANRYFEHGRFDGTETEHCRNSKINLLEGVLDHVRRD, encoded by the coding sequence ATGCGGGGGCTGTCCCCCATGCCGGGGTATGTCGTGATGCAGCCGACGACGCTGTGCAATCTGGACTGCGTCTACTGCTACCTGCCCCTGCGCGCGGCCGACCGGCGGATGCCGGTGGCGGTGGCCGAGGCGGTGGCTACGGACGCGAACGCCTGGGCGGCCGGGGGCCGCTTCTCCGTGGTCTGGCACGGCGGTGAGCCGCTGGCGGCCGGCCGCGAGCACCTGACGGCGCTGATGGCCCCGTTCGCGGCGGGGGTGGAGCAGCACGTGCAGACCAACGCGACGCTGGTGGACGACGCGTGGTGCGAGTTGTTCGCCGCTCGCGGGGTGCGGGTGAGCGTGAGCGTGGACGGCCCCGAGGACCTCAACGGGCAGCGTGTGTCGCGCGCGGGGCGGCCCGCGTACGACCGGATCGAGCGGGGGATCGCGGCGCTGCGGCGGCACGGCCTGCCGTTCGCGGCCCTGTGCGTGGTGGGCGAGCCGCGGCCGGGGCTGGCGGCCCGGCTGTACGGGTACTTCCTGGAGCTGGGCTGCGACATCCTCGGCGTCAACATCGAGGAGCGCGAGGGCGTCAACGAGCGTCCCAACGGGCATGACGCGATCGCGGTGCGGGCCTTCTGGGCCGAGCTGGCTGCGGCATGGCGGGCCGACCCGCGGATCCACGTGCGCGAGCTCGAATGGAGTCTGCGCTACCTGGGCGCGGTGCTGGACGGCACCGCCGACGGGCTGCTGCCGCGCACGCTGGACCCCATCCCGACGATCGGGTACGACGGCTCGGTGGTGCTGCTCTCGCCGGAGCTGGCCGGGTTCCACGATCCGGTGTACGGCGACTTCACCAGCGGTAACGTGCTCACCAGCCCGCTGTCGGCGCTGCTGGGGACGGCACGGACCGGCTGGGTGCCGGAGTTCCTCGACGGGATCGCCGCGTGCCGCACGTCCTGCCCGTACTTCGGTTTCTGCGGGGGCGGGCACGCCGCCAACCGCTACTTCGAGCACGGACGGTTCGACGGCACGGAGACCGAGCACTGCCGCAACAGCAAGATCAACCTACTGGAGGGAGTGCTCGACCATGTCCGACGAGACTGA
- a CDS encoding BldC family transcriptional regulator translates to MASRTHEPEPLLTPAEVASMFRVDPKTVTRWAKAGKLSAIRTLGGHRRYRESEVRALLQGQIPHQRQGD, encoded by the coding sequence ATGGCGTCGCGTACGCACGAACCAGAACCCCTGCTCACCCCGGCAGAGGTTGCGTCGATGTTCCGCGTCGACCCGAAGACCGTCACCCGGTGGGCCAAGGCGGGCAAGCTCAGCGCTATTCGTACGCTGGGTGGCCACCGCCGCTACCGCGAGTCGGAGGTGCGTGCTCTGCTCCAGGGTCAGATCCCGCACCAGCGTCAGGGCGACTGA
- the amcA gene encoding multiple cyclophane-containing RiPP AmcA, with amino-acid sequence MSDETDRLADRILDARAELAPLLEEARLARLARSEGPGTDGGAVCAWNHFENIPTFFNWNNRPR; translated from the coding sequence ATGTCCGACGAGACTGACCGCCTGGCCGACCGGATCCTGGACGCCCGCGCCGAACTCGCTCCCCTGCTGGAGGAGGCGCGGCTGGCGCGGCTGGCCCGTTCTGAAGGGCCAGGCACGGACGGCGGCGCCGTCTGTGCCTGGAACCACTTCGAGAACATCCCGACCTTCTTCAACTGGAACAACCGGCCGCGCTGA
- a CDS encoding Glu/Leu/Phe/Val dehydrogenase, giving the protein MGVFSDGSHEQVVFCQDRASGLKAIIGIYSTALGPALGGTRFYPYATEEEALHDVLDLSRGMAYKNALAGLDLGGGKAVIWGDPEQIKSEQLLRAYGRFVQSLGGRYYTACDVGTYVQDMDVVARETKFVTGRSVEYGGAGDSSVLTAWGVFQGMRAAAEHRWGTPSLKGRRVGVAGLGKVGKYLTAHLIEDGAEVVATDVHPKALEWAKATYPQVTLVADATALVAGDIDVYAPCALGGALNDDTVPALKAQIVAGAANNQLAHAGVEKLLLDRGILYAPDYLVNSGGVIQVADEIDGFSFERAKLRATKIYDTTKRILETADAEGISPAAAADRLAEQRIAEVGRLRTIRV; this is encoded by the coding sequence GTGGGCGTATTCAGCGACGGCAGTCACGAACAGGTCGTGTTCTGCCAGGACCGGGCCAGCGGCCTGAAGGCCATCATCGGCATCTACTCGACGGCGCTCGGCCCCGCCTTGGGCGGCACGCGCTTCTACCCGTACGCCACGGAGGAGGAGGCGCTGCACGACGTGCTCGACCTCTCCCGGGGCATGGCGTACAAGAACGCCCTCGCCGGGCTCGACCTCGGCGGCGGCAAGGCCGTCATCTGGGGCGACCCGGAGCAGATCAAGTCCGAGCAGCTGCTGCGGGCGTACGGCCGGTTCGTCCAGTCCCTGGGCGGCCGCTACTACACCGCGTGCGACGTCGGCACCTACGTCCAGGACATGGACGTCGTGGCCCGGGAGACGAAGTTCGTCACCGGCCGCAGCGTCGAGTACGGCGGCGCCGGCGACTCGTCGGTCCTCACCGCCTGGGGCGTCTTCCAGGGCATGCGCGCCGCGGCCGAGCACCGCTGGGGCACCCCGTCGCTCAAGGGCCGCCGGGTCGGCGTGGCCGGGCTGGGCAAGGTCGGCAAGTACCTGACCGCCCACCTGATCGAGGACGGCGCCGAGGTCGTGGCGACCGACGTGCACCCGAAGGCGCTGGAGTGGGCCAAGGCCACCTACCCCCAGGTCACCCTGGTCGCCGACGCCACCGCGCTGGTCGCCGGCGACATCGACGTCTACGCGCCGTGCGCGCTGGGCGGCGCGCTCAACGACGACACGGTGCCCGCCCTGAAGGCCCAGATCGTGGCCGGTGCGGCCAACAACCAGCTCGCGCACGCCGGCGTCGAGAAGCTGCTGCTCGACCGAGGCATCCTGTACGCGCCCGACTACCTGGTGAACTCGGGCGGCGTGATCCAGGTCGCGGACGAGATCGACGGCTTCAGCTTCGAGCGGGCCAAGCTGCGCGCCACCAAGATCTACGACACGACGAAGCGAATCCTGGAAACGGCGGACGCCGAGGGCATCTCCCCGGCCGCCGCCGCGGACCGCCTCGCCGAGCAGCGCATCGCCGAGGTGGGCCGCCTCCGGACCATCCGGGTCTGA